The Longimicrobium sp. genomic sequence AGTCGGCCGATCCGCTGGGCGACTTCGACCGCATGCTGAAGGCGTCGGAGCCCGCGCAGGTCCCTGGGCTGCCGCGCTTCTGGGGCGGCGCGGTGGGCTTCTTCGGCTACGACGTGGTGCGGCTGATCGAGCGGCTCCCGGACGAGAACGCGGACGCGCTCCCCGTCCCCGACGCGCTGTTCATCCTCACCGGCACCGTCGTCGCCATCGACAACCTCTTTGGCCGCGCTCGCGTGATCGCCGCGGTGGACACGGCGGGCGCGGACGAGGCCGAGCTGCGCCGCCGCTACGACGCCGCGGCGGGAGAGATCGACGCGCTCGTCCGCCGCCTGCGCGAGGGCCAGGCGCCGCCGCCGCTGGAGCTGCGCGCCGATCCTCCGGCGGACCCGCACTTCTCCAGCAACCTGACGCGCGGGGAGTACGAGCAGGGCGTGCGCCGCGTGCAGGAGTACATCCGCGCGGGCGACGCCTTCCAGGTGGTCCTCGCCCAGCGCCTCACCGTCCCCACGGACGCGGCGCCGTTCGACCTCTACCGCGCGCTGCGGACGCTGAACCCCTCGCCCTACCTCTTCTACCTGGACCTGGACGGCTTCCAGCTCGTCGGCTCGTCGCCCGAGGTGATGGTGCGGCTGGAGGAGGGGACGGTGACGGTGCGCCCCATCGCCGGCACCCGCCGCCGCGGCCGCGACGCCGCCGAGGACGCCGCGCTGGCCGAGAGCCTCCTCGCCGACACCAAGGAGCTGGCCGAGCACCTGATGCTGCTGGACCTGGGGCGGAACGACGTGGGACGCGTGGCCCGCTTCGGCAGCGTGCGCGTTCCCGCGCGCATGGTGGTGGAGAAGTACTCGCACGTGCTGCACCTGGTCAGCACCGTGGAGGGCGACCTGCGCGACGGGCTCTCGGCGGTCGACGTGTTCCGCGCCTCGTTTCCCGCGGGCACCGTCTCGGGCGCGCCCAAGGTGCGGGCGATGGAGATCATCGACGAGCTGGAGACGGTGCGCCGCGGGCCGTACGCCGGCGCCGTGGGCCACTTCTCCTGGGGCGGGAGGGCGATGGACACCGCCATCGCCATCCGCACCGTGGTGGCGGAGGGGGGACGCGCCCACGTGCAGGCCGGCGCGGGGATCGTGGCCGACTCGGACCCGGCCACGGAGTACGAGGAGACGCTGAGCAAGGCGCGGGCGCTGCTGCGGGCGCTGCAGCGGGTTGCGGCTCGGTGACGCGCCCCTTGCGCCGTTTCACCGGACGTTTATTAGTATCCTCAAAATCCCACACGCCGGAACGGCGGCGGGAACGGGACGGACGCTTCCTTGACAGGTTCGAACGCCCGTTCTATTAATCCGTGTCACCTCGAAAGCTCAAATCCCCGCCAAGCCGTGGCTTACGCCAACCTGTCGGGGGTCCCCGGCCCAGGCGGCCGGCACGTCGGCCACCGCTCCCGAAAGCCAGCACCGTGCCCGCGCTCCATCCTGCTCCGAATCCCGTGTAACGGCCCCGTCACGCCCGGGTGCGTCCGGGCGTTGTAATTCGTCTGCAGGCTCCACGCGCTCCATCCACCCGTTCGAAAGGAGGCGGCCAGCGAACCCAGGTTTCTTCGCAGAGGAGACGTCCTGTCCGCAGGCGGCATAGCGCCGCACGGCGGCGGTCTCCGCGAGACACCCCGGCGCGGGCCGCGGCGCTCGTGAGCGCCCTTCCGCAATCGCCGGGACCCCCCATCGTGGCGGGCCTCAGAGGCATGGGCCCGCCGGAAACCCAGGAGGACGTGTAATGAGCAGACTCCGCTGGCTATTCGCGGCGCTGGTCGCGGTAGCCTTCGCGCCGGTGTCGCTGCTGGCCCAGGAGCCGGCGACGGTGTCCGGCCGCGTGACCAACGCGTCGGGCGCGCCCGAGAACGCCGTGATGGTGCGCATCGACGCACTCTCGGTGGGCACGACCACCAGCGCCGACGGCAGCTACCGGCTGGTGGTGCCGGCCTCGCGCGTGCGCGCGGGGCAGCAGGTGACCATCACCGCGTCGCGCGTGGGGCTGGCGTCGTCGTCGCGCCAGATCACGCTGAACCCCGGCGCCAACCTCACCCAGAACTTCCAACTCGGCGCCGACGTGCTGCGCCTGGGCGAGATCGTGGCCACCGGGCAGGGCACCGCCACCACGCGCGCCCGCGCCACCGCCACCGTGAACACGGTGAGCAGCCAAGCCATCGAGGAGAGCCGCGAGAACAACGTGGTGGCCGCGCTGGCCGGCAAGGCGCCCAACGTGCTCGTCACCTCGACCTCGGGTGACCCGGGCGCCGGCGCCTACATCCAGATCCGCGGCGCCGCCTCGGTGTACGGCGGCACGCAGCCGCTGTTCGTGGTCGACGGCACGCCCATCGACAACCGCTCCACGCGCATCGAGGACTACGCCAACCGCGACCCGAGCTCCGGCGGCACCACGGGCACCACCGTGACCAACCGCGCCGCCGACATCAACCCCGCCGACATCGCCGACATCCAGATCCTGAAGGGCGGCGCCGCCACGGCGCTGTACGGGTCGCGCGGCGCCAACGGCGTGGTGCTGATCACCACCAAGAGCGGCCGCGCCGGGCAGACCCGCGTGAGCTTCAACGGCAGCTACTCGAACGACGAGGTCAACCGCGTCGTTCCGCTGCAGACCCAGTACGGCCTGGGGCTGAACACCTGCCCCACCGACCGCACCCTGCCCTGCAGCACCACCAGCGGCTCGGCGACGGGCGTGCGCTCGTGGAACATCGCGCTGCCGGGGAGCACTCCGGTGTTCGACCACGCCAACGAGGTCTACAACACCGGCAACCACTGGGAGACCAACCTCACCCTGTCGGGCGGCGGCGAGCGTACCACCTACTACATGTCGGTGGGCCGGCTGGCGCAGGACGGCGTGATCGTGGGCCCGCAGGCGTACGACCGCACCACCCTGCGCCTGAAGGGCACGCACCAGTTCGCCGACAACGTGACGGTAGGCGGCAACTTCGCCTACACCAACGGCCAGGGCGACTTCGTGCAGCAGGGCTCCAACATCTCGGGGATCCAGCTGGGCGCGCTGCGCACGCCCCCCGAGTTCAACAACCTGCCGTACCTCGACCCGGTCACCGGCTTCCACCGGTCGTACCGCTGCTCGGCCCAGTCGTGCACGGGGTCGCTGGAGAACAACCGCGGCTTCGACAACCCGTTCTGGGTGGCCAACGAGATGCCCAACACGAGCAGCCTGAACCGCTCGTTCGGCAACGTGAACGTCGACTACTCGCCGGCCAGCTGGCTGCGCCTGAGCTACATCCTGGGCGCCGACTTCTCGAGCGACGACCGCCGCGCGCTCTTCCCCAAGAGCTCGTCGGACACGCCCGAGGGGAAGGTGATCCGCGCCAACCTGCGCAACTTCCAGATCGAGAGCCGGTTCCTGGCCACCATGAACCGCAACTTCGGCGACAACGCGGTGGGCAGCCTGTCGCTGGGCCAGAACCTGAACCACAGCGAGTTCAACCGCTACCAGACCAACGCCTTCAACCTCATC encodes the following:
- a CDS encoding SusC/RagA family TonB-linked outer membrane protein, which codes for MSRLRWLFAALVAVAFAPVSLLAQEPATVSGRVTNASGAPENAVMVRIDALSVGTTTSADGSYRLVVPASRVRAGQQVTITASRVGLASSSRQITLNPGANLTQNFQLGADVLRLGEIVATGQGTATTRARATATVNTVSSQAIEESRENNVVAALAGKAPNVLVTSTSGDPGAGAYIQIRGAASVYGGTQPLFVVDGTPIDNRSTRIEDYANRDPSSGGTTGTTVTNRAADINPADIADIQILKGGAATALYGSRGANGVVLITTKSGRAGQTRVSFNGSYSNDEVNRVVPLQTQYGLGLNTCPTDRTLPCSTTSGSATGVRSWNIALPGSTPVFDHANEVYNTGNHWETNLTLSGGGERTTYYMSVGRLAQDGVIVGPQAYDRTTLRLKGTHQFADNVTVGGNFAYTNGQGDFVQQGSNISGIQLGALRTPPEFNNLPYLDPVTGFHRSYRCSAQSCTGSLENNRGFDNPFWVANEMPNTSSLNRSFGNVNVDYSPASWLRLSYILGADFSSDDRRALFPKSSSDTPEGKVIRANLRNFQIESRFLATMNRNFGDNAVGSLSLGQNLNHSEFNRYQTNAFNLIYGTDQLDFAITKVPDEYKEVTRTDGYFANGELTLWDQLTVSGNLLYEGGSTFGTEQQRFWYPGAGFSWQVSKLPAFDNLSFVDQFKVRANFGVSGRQPPAYVDRSSFNQATLVDGWVQNAGWTTIYNGKDGVQTQGTLGNSAIKPERKTEYEAGFDLGILGGRAALGFTYYNRVTKDMILDVTLPPSSGFTDQFQNAGRVDNHGIELTLDLNPIQRDNFSWSINTQYSRNRSCVKELTGSDFVVLNGFSGTGGSYAALVQPGIDGAECHPFGVFYGGDFVRFGRGEVVGGTDIDATYGGPAGAVFLGSDGFPRLSGTSHVVGDPNPSWTGSIRNTFTLFGNLRVSGLLDISQGGEIWNGTRGALTSYGTHGSTLAWHGAGITTAFGSGFMDQFTYAGPGLGKQVIIDRRWGQAGIGNGFNGPFVQFLEDASFVKLRDVSVSYTIDQPWLKRRFGMSSMNLTLSGRNLKTWTDYTGIDPESNLTGQSVGRGLDYFNNPQTRSWVISVNLNR
- the trpE gene encoding anthranilate synthase component I, with amino-acid sequence MTLSPTFDEFAALARSATLVPVWRELLFDTDTAVTAYAKIARPPFGFLLESVVGGETWARWTFLGTEPRGAWKLTGRRVETWAPGEGWTDRGESADPLGDFDRMLKASEPAQVPGLPRFWGGAVGFFGYDVVRLIERLPDENADALPVPDALFILTGTVVAIDNLFGRARVIAAVDTAGADEAELRRRYDAAAGEIDALVRRLREGQAPPPLELRADPPADPHFSSNLTRGEYEQGVRRVQEYIRAGDAFQVVLAQRLTVPTDAAPFDLYRALRTLNPSPYLFYLDLDGFQLVGSSPEVMVRLEEGTVTVRPIAGTRRRGRDAAEDAALAESLLADTKELAEHLMLLDLGRNDVGRVARFGSVRVPARMVVEKYSHVLHLVSTVEGDLRDGLSAVDVFRASFPAGTVSGAPKVRAMEIIDELETVRRGPYAGAVGHFSWGGRAMDTAIAIRTVVAEGGRAHVQAGAGIVADSDPATEYEETLSKARALLRALQRVAAR